A segment of the Candidatus Hadarchaeales archaeon genome:
GCCACTCCGTATATGAACTTTTTCTTATTAGTTTGGACAAGTTAAGAAGATAAGTGTGAGATTCGCTGTCGACGGCATGCTCGGAAAATTAGCCAGGTGGCTTCGAATAGCCGGGCACGACACGATTTATGCTAGAGATCTGAAGGTTGAGCCTGATAAGGAGGACGAAACCCTTCTCCAGTTGGTCGCAAGACAGAGGAGGGTTCTTCTTACAGCTGATAAAAACCTTTACACAAGAGCACTGGGTTTTGGTTTGAAAACAGTTCTCATAACGAAAAAAGACGTGGTTGATCAACTACTGGAGATATCAAAGGCGCTCGGTAGACGCGTGAAGTTGGATTTTGAAAAGTCTCGCTGCCCAGTTTGCAATGGCACCTTGATTCAGGTAGATCTATCGGAAGTCTCTGAGGATCTGAGGAAGAAGAACAAAGATTTTTGGAAATGCTTATCTTGCGGAAAAGTCTACTGGGAAGGAAAACACTGGAGAAGTATAATAAAGACCGCTGAGAGGTATGAACGTGAGGTCGGAAAATCTCTCCCTAGAAGAAGGTAAAATTTTGGTAAAAACAGCAAGGACGGTGATAGAAGAATACGTCAAGTACGGTAGAATCCCTCCCAAGCCTCAAGTCCCGGAAAGTCTTAAGCAACCCCGGGGAGTTTTTGTGACTCTCGAGAAGAGGGGAGAACTCAGAGGATGCATAGGTTATCCTTTCCCTTCGATGCCTCTGATAGATGCTCTTGTGGACGCGGCAATCAGTTCTGCTACGAGAGACCCCCGTTTTGAACCGGTCGGTCCTGAGGAGCTCGATGAGATAGAGATAGAGGTGAGTGTGCTCTCAAAACCCGAGGAAATTCGCGTGAAACATCCTAGAGAATATCTCGAAAAGATAGA
Coding sequences within it:
- a CDS encoding TIGR00296 family protein — encoded protein: MNVRSENLSLEEGKILVKTARTVIEEYVKYGRIPPKPQVPESLKQPRGVFVTLEKRGELRGCIGYPFPSMPLIDALVDAAISSATRDPRFEPVGPEELDEIEIEVSVLSKPEEIRVKHPREYLEKIEIGRDGLIVQYGGYSGLLLPQVPVEWGWDVEEFLCQTCMKAGLPPDYWLKKDVKIMKFTAQIFRERSPGGEVEERRLI
- a CDS encoding Mut7-C RNAse domain-containing protein — translated: MRFAVDGMLGKLARWLRIAGHDTIYARDLKVEPDKEDETLLQLVARQRRVLLTADKNLYTRALGFGLKTVLITKKDVVDQLLEISKALGRRVKLDFEKSRCPVCNGTLIQVDLSEVSEDLRKKNKDFWKCLSCGKVYWEGKHWRSIIKTAERYEREVGKSLPRRR